CAGCTCTCGGGCCTCCTGATTCGCCGGGTCCGACTGGAGCACGGAACCCATCACGGAGACGGCCTCCTCGCCGAGGCCGCGCTCGAGCAGCAGTCTCGCAAGGTGCAACCGCAGAGCGACATCGTCCGGCGCAGCGTCGACGGCGCGCCGGAGGGAGTCGAGCAAGGCATCGTCCACGTTCGGAGCTTAGCGACCGCGGAACCCCCGACGCGGTTCCGTGGCGAGGCTGTGTCGCGGCGGCGCTCATTCCGGTGCTCGCAGCGCCTCCGACGGCGAAAGCCGCGACGCACGGATCGCCGGGTAAACGCCCGCGATCGCTCCGGTGAGCACCGACGCCGTCAGCGCCACCGCGAGCGCCGCGGGCGGGATGACAACCGTCTCCCCTTGGGTGGACGCGATGACCGCCGTCGCCGCGGCCCCCAGGAGTGCGCCGGCCAGACCGCCGGCGGCCGCGAGCAGCAGTGCCTCGGTGAGGAACTGCGCGGCGATGTGCCGGGCGCGTGCGCCGAGCGCCCGTCGGAGCCCGATCTCCGAGCGTCGCTCGATGACCGACACGATCATCACGTTGGCGATGCTGATCCCGCCGACGAGGAGCGCGACGCCGGCGAGGGCGAGGAAGAGGTCGACGAAAGCGTTCCGGGCGGTGATCCGCGCGATCAGCAGGTCGGACGGATGACGCACCTCGATCGCCTCCGGCTGCTGCGGTGACACGGTGAAGGGGAGGACGGCGGCCACCGCAGCCACCTGGTCGGGATCGCTGCGCACGTAGATGCGGGTCGCGGCTCCGTCGAAGCCGAGGAGCCGTTCGGCGATCGGAAAGGAGATCAGCGCCGCGTCGTCGATCTCCGGCGCGACCGCCGAGGCGGCGAGCACGCCGGCCACGGGCCACAGCCGCCCGTCGATGAGGACCGTCGTCGCGGGGTCGACCCGGTCGATCCCGAGGTTGCGGGCGGCGCCGAAACCCAGCACCACCTCGGGGTAGGCCTCGGCGACGCGGTCGAGGTACCGGCCGAGGACGGGGTGGGTTCCCATCACCCGCAACAGGGTCGGCTCGGCGGCGAGCACGGAGATGCCGCTGGTCTGCAACTCGGGGATGACGGCGCTGCGGCGCACGGTGACGCCCGCGACGGTGCCGACCGCGGTGACGGCTTCGACGGGAGCAATCGCCCGCACCATCGTCTCGGCGGTGAGCGGGAGCTCTGTCGCGTTCCCGCTGAAGGTCTGGCCGGCGGCGACGGTGAGGAGGTTGCCCTCTTGTCCTAACTCGTCGAGCAGCGCCGACTGCGCGGACGCCGCCAGTCCGGTGACACAGACCAGCGACGCGACCGCGATCGCGATCCCGGTCACCGAGAGGGCGCTCCGCAGCCTGCGTGCGGCGAGGCCTCCCCAGCCGGCTGCCAGGGCGTCGAGCGCCCGGAGCGTGGACCGTTGGGAGGTCGCACGCGGTCTCATCGCGTGCCCCCCGTGTCGGAGACGATCCGGCCGTCCACCACGGTGACCGTGCGGCCCAGCCCGGCCGCCACCCCCGGATCGTGGGTGACCACGACGACGGCGGTCGTCCCGTCGGCGAGACCGCACAGTAACTCCATCACCGCCCGCCCGTTGACCGAGTCCAGATTGCCGGTCGGTTCGTCGGCCAGCACGAGGCTCGGGCGCCCGGAGACCGCCCGGGCGATGGCGACCCGCTGGCGCTCCCCGCCGGACAGGTGCACCACTCTTTCGCCGGCGCGGTGGGCGAGCCCGACGCGCTCCAGGGCCGTGAATGCGGCAGAGCGGCGCCAGGACGCGGGTCCGCCGCGATAGAGCAGTCCCGTCGCGACGTTCTCCAGCACGCTGAGGTGCTCGATCAGGTGGAACTGCTGGAAGACGAAGCCGATGCCGAACGCGCGCAGCGCGGCGATGTCGCGGTCGGCGAGCGCGGACAGGTCGTGACCGGCGAACAGCACGCTCCCGGCGGTGGGACGCTCCAGCCCGCCGAGGATGCTCAGGAGGGTTGTCTTCCCGGAGCCGGACGGCCCCACGACGGCGACCGTCTCCCCGGCATCGATGGACAGCGTCGCCCCGGTGAGGGCGGAGATAGGCACGGGTGAGCGGTAGACCATCCCGACCCGGTCGAGGACGACGAGTGTCATGAGGACGGGACCACCACCTCGTCGCCGGCGTGCAGGCCGCTCGATGTCACTTGCACCAGTGTGTCGGCGAAGAGACCGGGAGTGACGCCGACAAGCCTCCGCGTCACGCCGTGCCGGACGTAGACCCCGTAGCCGCCTCCCTGGAGCGCGACCAGCGCCGTGACCGGGACGGCGAGGACGTCGTGCACCGTGCGGTCGGTGACGTCGATCGTGACGGGCGCCTGATCCAGTCCGGCCGCCGCGGCGGGGTCGTCGAGCACGATCGTGGCCGGCACGGTCGGGGGGCCGTTCTGCTGACCGGACCCGGACCCCGATGCGTCCGGGTTCGCCGCCACGGCAGACACCGTGGTCACGTGCGCCTTCACCTCCGTTCCGGCCGGAAGCGTGACCGTGACGGCGTCGCCGATGTGGACGAGGGAGGTCTGCGTCACCGGCACATCCGCGCTGACCACGACCTGGGTCGAACCGACCGACAGGGCGGGCTGGCCGTCCCCGATCCGGGAGCCCGGAGGTGCTGCGACGCCGAGGATGCGCAGCGGCGATGCCTCGAACACGATCGCGGAACGGCTCACGGCGCCGGTGGCAGGCATCCCGAGTGAACGCTGCCAGCGCTCCACCGCGATCGCAGTCGTGCCGGTGAACACCCCGTCGACGGTGAGGTCGAGTCCTGTCGCGTAGCCGAGGGCGACCAGATCCTGTTCCAGCTGGGTGACGTCCGGTCCCGGCGGGACCCCCGCGCTCAGGTCGCGCCAGGCGGGGATGGTCCCGGCGAGGAGGACGACGGGCCTGTCGTCGACCGCGAACAGGGTCGCGCCCTGGGTCACGGTCGAGCCGACCGTCGCGGTCGCCGTCACCGTTCCGGAGGCCGGACTGAAGATGGTGCGCGCTGCCCCGTGGCCGAGCGTGCCGGAGAGCTGCGTCGTGCTGGACAGCGTGGTCGCGATCACCTTCGCCGACGCTGTCGGCACCGCCGGAGGAGCGGGGGGCGGCGTGCGACCGGACGCCCACGCCGCACCCCCGGCGCCGGCTGCCACGATCGCCACGGCCGCCGCCGCGATCCAGAGCGCGCGGTTGCGCCTAGTCCTTGGCAAGGCTCGTCAGCTCCGAAGCGCGGATCTCGGCGTCCAGTACGGTCCTGCACGCGTGGAAAGCCCGTTGCACGGCCGGGTCGGCCTTCCCGAGGCTGCCGTTGTTCGGCAGGTCCTGGGCCCTCAGCCCGAAGCCGTGGCCCGGTGTGTAGGTGCTGCTGCTCGTCGGATCGTGCATGTTCGGCATGCCATTCTGGCGCAGGCATTGGGCGGAGCGGACTCCCGCGGCGACCAGGGCAGGAGGTGCAGGCGGTTCGTCGCTCGGGCTGAAGCCGGCCGCCGCGGCAAGCGGACCGCAGGCGTGTTCGAGATCCGACAGCGTCCCCCGGCTGAGGTTGTCGAGGCTGCGACGGTCGGAGTACACGTGGCCCTCGGCGTCGAGGACCGGCTCGCTGTAGGTGGGGGCGCCGTGCGAGCGGATGCACTCGGCGACCGCGTGGATCGCCGCGACCCTGTCCGTCCCGGTCCCGGACGTCGCCCGCGCCGATCCCAGCACAGGGACGGTCGGCCCGGAGCCGGAGGTGCAGCCGCCGAGTGCGAGCGCGAGCACGGCGAACCCGGTGGCGAGCGCGGCGAGTGCGGACCCAGGCGTGCGTGTCATGTCGGCCTCCCGATCATCTCGTCCCGGCGGATCCGGGACACTCGACTCCGTTCTAGGCGGAGGGCGGTGACACCTTCCGAACGCACGCTGTTATCGCGGTGTCACACGGGCGCGGCGACAATGTGGTCATGCGTGTACTCGTGGTGGAGGATCACCGTCAGCTCGCGGACCTGATCGTCGAGGGCCTGGCGGACGCGGGTCTGGCGGCGGACGCGGTCTACGACGGGGCCCGCGCGCTGGAGCAGACCGAAGAGGAGGACTACGACGTCGTCGTGCTCGACCGTGATCTCCCGGGGGTGCACGGCGACCGGGTCTGCCGCGAGCTGGCGAGCCGGGATCCCGCCGTGCGGATAATCATGCTCACCGCCGCAGCGGACGTGTCGGACCGTGTGGACGGCCTCGAGCTGGGCGCGGACGACTATCTCGGCAAACCGTTCGCCTTCGAGGAGCTGATCGCCCGGGTGCGCGCGCTCGGCCGGAGGGAGGCGTCGAAAGCCGCGGTGGTCCGCCGTGGGGACCTCGTGATCGACCGCCCTCGTGTTCGCTGCTCCCGCGCCGGCCGGCCGCTCGCCCTCACCCGCAAGGAGTTCGGGGTGCTGGAGGCGCTCGCCGCCGCCGACGGCGGTGTGGTGAGCGCGGAGGAGCTCCTCGAGCACGTGTGGGACGTCAACGCCGACCCGTTCAGCAACACGGTCGCCGTGACGATCGCGAGACTGCGCAAGAAGCTCGGTGAGCCCCCGCTGATCGAGACCGTCGTCGGGGTCGGGTACCGGTTATGAGGAGGTTCGCGATGACGGCCCGCATGAAGCTGGCTCTCCTGTTCTCCGGCCTGTTCGCGATCGCCGGTTTCGTCCTCGTCGCGCTGACCTACGTGCTCGTCGCGTCGAACGTGAAGTCGACGGACATCAGCACCCCCGCAGACAGCAAGAGCTTTGTGAAGACCTGCGCCGAACTCGGTGCGAACGGTGCTCCGGTGGATCCGACCCTCAAGATGAAGTGCGGCACGCTGCTCTCGCATTCGACCGCCGCAGCTGCCGCCGCCCAGCGCGCCGACATGCTGCAGACGCTCGCGGTGGACGCACTCCTCGTCCTCGCGGTGCTGACCGTCGCGGCCGGCTTCGCCGGTTGGTTCGTCGCGGGCCGCATCCTGCGACCGGTGCGGTGCATCACGGCGGCGGCCCGGGCCGCCGGCGACGGAGACCTCACCGCCCGCCTCGCCCTGGGCGGACCCCGTGACGAGATCCGGGAGCTCGCCGACACCTTCGACGGCATGTTGGACACGCTGGAGGAGGCGTTCGCCGCGCAGCGCCGCTTCATCGCGAACGCGAGCCACGAACTGCGCACCCCGCTCACCGTCATCCGCACCCGGGTGGACGTCGCCCTCGCCAAACCGGAGGCGTCGATCGCCGACCTCCAGCGGATGGGCGAGGACGTCCGCGCCGAGACCGAGCACGCCGGAGACCTCGTCGAGGCCCTCCTCACCCTCAGCCGCAGCGACTTCGGCCCGCACCGCGAGGAGCGGATCCGGCTCGCCGAACTCACCCGCCGGGTGGTCGACCGCACGAGCGCCCCCGGCATCACGGTCTCGCTCACGGGCGATCCCGGTGACATCACGGGCGACCCCGACCTGCTGGAACGACTGATCGGCAACCTGGTCGACAACGCCGTCCGCTACAACGCGCCGGATGGCGCC
This genomic stretch from Leifsonia sp. EB41 harbors:
- a CDS encoding ABC transporter ATP-binding protein, with the protein product MTLVVLDRVGMVYRSPVPISALTGATLSIDAGETVAVVGPSGSGKTTLLSILGGLERPTAGSVLFAGHDLSALADRDIAALRAFGIGFVFQQFHLIEHLSVLENVATGLLYRGGPASWRRSAAFTALERVGLAHRAGERVVHLSGGERQRVAIARAVSGRPSLVLADEPTGNLDSVNGRAVMELLCGLADGTTAVVVVTHDPGVAAGLGRTVTVVDGRIVSDTGGTR
- a CDS encoding sensor histidine kinase encodes the protein MTARMKLALLFSGLFAIAGFVLVALTYVLVASNVKSTDISTPADSKSFVKTCAELGANGAPVDPTLKMKCGTLLSHSTAAAAAAQRADMLQTLAVDALLVLAVLTVAAGFAGWFVAGRILRPVRCITAAARAAGDGDLTARLALGGPRDEIRELADTFDGMLDTLEEAFAAQRRFIANASHELRTPLTVIRTRVDVALAKPEASIADLQRMGEDVRAETEHAGDLVEALLTLSRSDFGPHREERIRLAELTRRVVDRTSAPGITVSLTGDPGDITGDPDLLERLIGNLVDNAVRYNAPDGAVTISIAESDEHTVFRIQNTGPAIPQEEVARLLEPFTRLNDRVGEGFGLGLSIVATIARAHDATLDVLGSPDGGLDVTITFGQPRGPIPADTDVEDQLERI
- a CDS encoding peptidoglycan-binding protein, translating into MPRTRRNRALWIAAAAVAIVAAGAGGAAWASGRTPPPAPPAVPTASAKVIATTLSSTTQLSGTLGHGAARTIFSPASGTVTATATVGSTVTQGATLFAVDDRPVVLLAGTIPAWRDLSAGVPPGPDVTQLEQDLVALGYATGLDLTVDGVFTGTTAIAVERWQRSLGMPATGAVSRSAIVFEASPLRILGVAAPPGSRIGDGQPALSVGSTQVVVSADVPVTQTSLVHIGDAVTVTLPAGTEVKAHVTTVSAVAANPDASGSGSGQQNGPPTVPATIVLDDPAAAAGLDQAPVTIDVTDRTVHDVLAVPVTALVALQGGGYGVYVRHGVTRRLVGVTPGLFADTLVQVTSSGLHAGDEVVVPSS
- a CDS encoding ABC transporter permease; this encodes MRPRATSQRSTLRALDALAAGWGGLAARRLRSALSVTGIAIAVASLVCVTGLAASAQSALLDELGQEGNLLTVAAGQTFSGNATELPLTAETMVRAIAPVEAVTAVGTVAGVTVRRSAVIPELQTSGISVLAAEPTLLRVMGTHPVLGRYLDRVAEAYPEVVLGFGAARNLGIDRVDPATTVLIDGRLWPVAGVLAASAVAPEIDDAALISFPIAERLLGFDGAATRIYVRSDPDQVAAVAAVLPFTVSPQQPEAIEVRHPSDLLIARITARNAFVDLFLALAGVALLVGGISIANVMIVSVIERRSEIGLRRALGARARHIAAQFLTEALLLAAAGGLAGALLGAAATAVIASTQGETVVIPPAALAVALTASVLTGAIAGVYPAIRASRLSPSEALRAPE
- a CDS encoding response regulator transcription factor, with the protein product MRVLVVEDHRQLADLIVEGLADAGLAADAVYDGARALEQTEEEDYDVVVLDRDLPGVHGDRVCRELASRDPAVRIIMLTAAADVSDRVDGLELGADDYLGKPFAFEELIARVRALGRREASKAAVVRRGDLVIDRPRVRCSRAGRPLALTRKEFGVLEALAAADGGVVSAEELLEHVWDVNADPFSNTVAVTIARLRKKLGEPPLIETVVGVGYRL